Proteins from one Puntigrus tetrazona isolate hp1 chromosome 10, ASM1883169v1, whole genome shotgun sequence genomic window:
- the ccdc169 gene encoding coiled-coil domain containing 169 isoform X1: protein MEETDLRNYELSQLQAEVEQEREVKEMLKDSVSDLRSTLADLENRLRNVDGEENEWRTRYETQLELNEQLEKQIRVARERLETLRGDPSDRLASIRSYDEMSEDALRRRLKLLSTEKCSLQSQLKDFQMRIVQEGKTYQKVYEERRAYLAEIAKLSSTVDVSRKQHTVQAWRTALGPDKIRGQESKRQHSNMMQGAVKKAPARSRLPRLKH, encoded by the exons ATGGAAGAAACAGACCTCAGAAATTATGAGTTATCCCAACTGCAAGCAGAAGTCGAGCAGGAGAGAGAGGTCAA GGAGATGTTAAAGGACTCCGTGTCTGATCTGAGGAGCACACTGGCCGATTTGGAGAACAGACTTCGTAATGTCGATGGAGAAG AGAACGAGTGGAGAACCAGATATGAGACACAGCTGGAGCTGAACGAGCAGCTGGAGAAACAAATCCGAGTCGCTCGAGAGAGACTCGAGACCCTCCGCGGTGACCCCTCAG ATCGACTGGCTTCTATTCGCTCATATGATGAAATGTCAGAG gATGCTCTCAGACGGAGATTGAAATTGCTGTCTACTGAGAAGTGCAGCCTTCAATCCCAACTGAAGGATTTCCAAATGAGAATTGTGCAGGAGGGAAAG ACTTACCAGAAAGTCTACGAAGAGAGGCGGGCGTATCTTGCTGAGATCGCAAAG CTGTCTTCAACTGTGGATGTGAGCAGAAAGCAGCATACGGTTCAAGCCTGGAGGACAGCGCTGGGTCCAGACAAAAT CAGAGGCCAGGAGAGTAAGAGGCAACATTCAAACATGATGCAGGGGGCTGTCAAAAAAGCACCAGCAAGGAGTCGTCTACCTcgattaaaacattaa
- the ccdc169 gene encoding coiled-coil domain containing 169 isoform X2, translating into MEETDLRNYELSQLQAEVEQEREVKEMLKDSVSDLRSTLADLENRLRNVDGEENEWRTRYETQLELNEQLEKQIRVARERLETLRGDPSDRLASIRSYDEMSEDALRRRLKLLSTEKCSLQSQLKDFQMRIVQEGKTYQKVYEERRAYLAEIAKLSSTVDVSRKQHTVQAWRTALGPDKIGQESKRQHSNMMQGAVKKAPARSRLPRLKH; encoded by the exons ATGGAAGAAACAGACCTCAGAAATTATGAGTTATCCCAACTGCAAGCAGAAGTCGAGCAGGAGAGAGAGGTCAA GGAGATGTTAAAGGACTCCGTGTCTGATCTGAGGAGCACACTGGCCGATTTGGAGAACAGACTTCGTAATGTCGATGGAGAAG AGAACGAGTGGAGAACCAGATATGAGACACAGCTGGAGCTGAACGAGCAGCTGGAGAAACAAATCCGAGTCGCTCGAGAGAGACTCGAGACCCTCCGCGGTGACCCCTCAG ATCGACTGGCTTCTATTCGCTCATATGATGAAATGTCAGAG gATGCTCTCAGACGGAGATTGAAATTGCTGTCTACTGAGAAGTGCAGCCTTCAATCCCAACTGAAGGATTTCCAAATGAGAATTGTGCAGGAGGGAAAG ACTTACCAGAAAGTCTACGAAGAGAGGCGGGCGTATCTTGCTGAGATCGCAAAG CTGTCTTCAACTGTGGATGTGAGCAGAAAGCAGCATACGGTTCAAGCCTGGAGGACAGCGCTGGGTCCAGACAAAAT AGGCCAGGAGAGTAAGAGGCAACATTCAAACATGATGCAGGGGGCTGTCAAAAAAGCACCAGCAAGGAGTCGTCTACCTcgattaaaacattaa
- the sparta gene encoding spartin a codes for MESPEPSEIRAIRESYKQALRCLNSGLQYDEVGNKDQALLLYKLGKRHLLRGLEVNTRGKRCVGRRWDFARQTQLRMNETLRTITDRLEVLESTASSGQRLYPTLPAVTTRVPVSASGGASAHPASPMEGFAAPAELPPAYTPRPTEGHLSLSHGGNGPFQTAPDQTAQRQAFAPVNLRETGMEILFLPSGVQMFFVSAEGHVSAPSYPGYLRIIIYNSQNSNASYAPAYLQVCDWIYPLYPDSPVFLSNKGVFTFPDSTAAVPGSYVGVVLSSELPAADRHLFQEQLSALAQLRIQVDEGGATGTDINLSGKVPPSETSVTQTPGGEDKTVPVWSEKMSQSILAGTSWLGRGLVRGAEATGKAIQRGATKLRENITPEETPAEVSPKVTKGLNAAKQATGGAVKVSQFLVDGVAAVADRVGKEIAPHVKKHGSKLIPESLKKSKDGCSSMDGAKLVAGSSIQGLSTLWSSLETAAKTIGKSITSETVTTVKHKYGDEAGQAADTAVQSAVNVGVTAFNVDNLGIKGVLKTAGKHTAKAMVKDGPGGEETEKKEKPNKDEKK; via the exons ATGGAGTCACCAGAACCGTCTGAAATCCGCGCCATTCGTGAGAGCTATAAACAAGCCCTGCGGTGTCTGAACTCGGGGCTTCAGTATGACGAGGTGGGGAATAAGGACCAAGCTCTTCTTTTGTACAAACTGGGCAAGCGGCATCTCCTCAGAGGGCTCGAGGTGAACACGCGAGGCAAGCGCTGCGTCGGACGCCGCTGGGACTTCGCGCGACAGACGCAGCTGAGGATGAACGAGACTTTGAGGACCATAACCGATCGTCTCGAGGTGCTGGAGTCCACAGCGAGCTCGGGTCAGCGCCTTTATCCGACCCTTCCTGCCGTTACCACCAGAGTACCTGTCTCCGCTTCAGGGGGGGCCTCTGCTCATCCTGCCTCCCCTATGGAGGGCTTCGCTGCACCCGCTGAACTTCCACCAGCCTACACTCCACGACCGACAGAAGGGCATCTGTCACTCTCTCATGGAGGCAACGGGCCGTTTCAAACTGCTCCAGACCAGACAGCCCAACGCCAGGCCTTTGCCCCAGTCAATCTCAGAGAGACTGGCATGGAGATTTTGTTCTTGCCCAGTGGGGTGCAGATGTTCTTCGTTTCTGCTGAGGGTCATGTCAGCGCCCCTTCTTATCCAGGGTACCTGCGAATAATCATATACAACAGCCAGAACAGTAATGCCAGCTATGCCCCAGCATACCTACAG GTTTGTGATTGGATCTACCCGCTGTACCCAGACTCACCGGTCTTTCTTAGCAACAAAGGTGTGTTCACGTTTCCTGATTCCACCGCAGCAGTGCCGGGGTCCTATGTTGGGGTGGTGCTGTCCTCAGAGCTGCCTGCAGCAGACAGGCATCTGTTCCAGGAACAGCTGTCGGCGCTGGCACAGCTCAGGATCCAG GTAGATGAAGGTGGCGCTACAGGAACAGACATTAACCTGAGTGGAAAGGTTCCTCCTTCAGAAACATCTGTAACCCAAACACCAGGAGGGGAGGATAAAACTGTTCCTGTTTGGAGTGAAAAAATGTCTCAAAGTATTCTAGCAG GGACCTCCTGGTTGGGTCGGGGGCTAGTGCGAGGAGCTGAAGCTACTGGTAAAGCCATCCAGAGAGGAGCAACTAAGCTACGCGAAAACATCACTCCAGAGGAGACCCCAGCAGAGGTCAGCCCCAAGGTCACCAAAGGCCTTAATGCAGCCAAGCAGGCCACAGGGGGTGCTGTGAAAGTCAGCCAGTTTCTAG TGGACGGCGTCGCTGCTGTAGCTGATAGAGTTGGGAAAGAAATTGCTCCACACGTGAAAAAACATGGCAGCAAACTCATCCCAGAATCTCTCAAGAAAAGTAAAGACGGCTGCTCCAGCATGGATGGAGCCAAGCTTGTGGCAGGAAGCAGCAtacaag GTTTGTCAACTCTCTGGTCAAGTCTGGAAACGGCCGCAAAGACTATTGGCAAAAGTATTACTTCAGAGACTGTGACTACTGTGAAGCAcaa GTATGGAGACGAGGCAGGACAAGCTGCAGACACTGCGGTCCAGTCTGCTGTCAATGTAGGTGTCACAGCATTTAATGTGGACAACCTGGGCATCAAGGGTGTGCTGAAGACCGCAGGCAAACACACTGCAAAAGCAATGGTGAAAGATGGCCCAGGAGGAGAAGAAACcgagaagaaagaaaagccaAATAAGgatgagaaaaaataa
- the ccna1 gene encoding cyclin-A1, which produces MASRGFAPLSSRQENLVGLGRADGLRAHKPGQRVVLGVLTENDQHNRVFGQVSSKYEPAFRDSSSRDVSATLSGHVVEPVIAQTTKQSPSCLLPCELLLVDDAVQDLDSGSCMDSSMQSLLEEEAAASADVLCVPEYAEDIHRYLRECEVKYRPKPGYMRKQPDITNCMRVILVDWLVEVGEEYKLCSETLYLAVNYLDRFLSCMSVLRGKLQLVGTAAVLLAAKYEEVYPPEVDEFVYITDDTYTKKQLLRMEQHLLRVLAFDMTAPTARQFLMQYTLEEHICARTVNLALYLSELSLLEVDPFVLYLPSKTAAAAYCLANYTLNGVLWPENLYAFTGYSLAVISPCLKELHKLHLGAAGRPQQAIQEKYKSLKYCSVSLLEPVESLPLP; this is translated from the exons ATGGCGTCTCGTGGCTTCGCTCCTCTGTCCAGTCGTCAGGAGAACCTCGTGGGCCTGGGGAGAGCGGATGGCCTGCGCGCTCACAAGCCCGGCCAGAGGGTCGTGCTCGGTGTCTTGACCGAAAACGATCAGCATAATCGAGTATTTGGTCAG GTTTCGTCCAAATATGAGCCAGCTTTCCGTGATTCATCGAGCCGTGACGTCAGCGCTACGCTGAGTGGTCACGTGGTCGAGCCAGTCATCGCGCAGACAACCAAACAATCCCCCTCCTGTTTGCTGCCCTGTGAACTTCTGTTAGTAGATGATGCTGTCCAAGATCTTGATTCAG gGTCTTGTATGGATTCTTCCATGCAATCACTGCTGGAGGAAGAGGCCGCTGCTTCTGCGGATGTCCTGTGTGTTCCAGAATATGCTGAGGACATCCACAGATACCTGCGTGAATGTGAA GTTAAGTACAGGCCGAAGCCTGGCTATATGAGAAAGCAGCCTGACATTACCAACTGTATGAGGGTCATCCTTGTCGACTGGCTGGTCGAGGTTGGCGAGGAATACAAGCTGTGCTCGGAGACGCTCTACTTGGCTGTCAACTACCTGGACCGCTTCCTTTCGTGCATGTCTGTCCTGAGAGGAAAATTGCAGCTTGTGGGAACAGCTGCCGTACTCCTGGCTGC GAAATACGAGGAGGTGTATCCTCCGGAAGTGGATGAGTTTGTGTACATCACGGATGACACCTACACAAAGAAACAGCTGCTTCGGATGGAGCAGCACCTGCTCCGAGTGCTGGCTTTCGACATGACCGCACCCACAGCTCGCCAGTTTTTAATGCAGTACACGCTGGAGGAGCATATCTGTGCCAGGACCGTAAACCTTGCTTTG TATCTTTCAGAGTTGAGCCTGCTTGAGGTGGATCCCTTTGTGCTGTATCTGCCTTCCAAGACTGCTGCAGCTGCATATTGTCTGGCAAATTACACTCTAAATGGGGTTTTGTGG CCTGAGAACCTGTATGCCTTTACTGGTTACTCGCTGGCAGTGATCAGCCCATGTCTCAAGGAGCTTCACAAACTCCATCTAGGTGCTGCAGGTCGCCCCCAACAGGCTATCCAGGAGAAGTACAAGAGCTTAAA ATACTGTAGCGTGTCCCTGCTCGAGCCTGTGGAGTCTCTACCTCTCCCTTGA